The nucleotide window CCTATCAGAACGAGACTAACTTAAGTACTTAACTAACTTCTAACATAATACTAAGTTCACGATTTATGGTCTGTTTCTTGCATGTTCGACATTTCGAGTTATCTCAACATTGAAAAAATGTGTCACCAAATTCTGAATCAGTAAATTCATCGAAACATGCCCAATGTGCATTGAAAATTCAATTGTAAAGTTTACACGCAACGAAATGTAGACATTGCTGAGATGGGTATGGAGCTAACAATCAATTCTAACAAACTAGCATAAGAGAATCAGAAACTGAACGATATTGCTTATACAAATccaataaacaaaagaaaacccaaatAATACCTGAGCAGCCGGATTGGGATTCTGATAAGAATGCTCCAGGTTCACGATTCTGCTTTCAAGAGCAGCAAACTTTCGCATCACCTACaaaaaacccaaaagaaaaaaaattaaaaaagaagaaagaaagcaaaaaaaaaaaaaaaaattggtgggTTTGATGAGGTTGGGTTTTACATCAGAGGAAAGAGCGGTGCGGTCGACAATAAGATCTCTCCAAATAAGGTGAGAAATTGCAGCTCCGGTGGAGGAGAAGCCGAGAGCGAACCAGAGCAAACGAGctctcatcattttttgggttcTGGTTTTAATCGAGGATTTCTGGTGAGAGATTTTGACATTCGTATTTCTATTTCATGTGTAAAATATTTTTGTTCCAAAAGCTCCCCCGAATTTTTACTTTAGTCCCGAGCAtttagaaaaatgaaaaatcataCTACGTGTACGTTCGACACTCgataggaatttttttttttttttgaaattcagTCATAGACATTTCATTTATCTTAGGGCAAATTTTAACAACGGTACACGATAAAGTTTTAAAGAATTTAAATGGTACATTACTTTCAAAACCTGACACACATTTATCACATAATGTCAATAACATCGATAACTCTatgtaattatttatttttgaaagggTAATTTGGGATTCCCATCCCCCCTCTCTCTCGAACACGATCACAAGTCCACGAGTCCACAACCAACATGATTTTAATAACATCATCAACCCTATGCAATTATTCATTTTCAATGGATAATTTTGgattcccctctctctctccctctcacaCACGGCCACGACCAACCTGAAACACTAAAGTAAAATACCAAACCCTCACAGTTTTCCATCATCTTTCTCTACCATTGATTTCTTCTACCAACAATAGTCAGAGTTCCAATAACAAATGTTATGGAGATCAGGGCACATGTCAAGGTTGTAAAATCAGAAGAGTGGTGCCTTTGTGGGTCATCAATTGAAGAAATGGAATAATCCTGGCCTACAAAGTTCTGGATTTCCTTGGAGAAACGAAGCTGGGAGACCCGAAATAAGAGAATAGGGGACTCTACCAGAAAGTTGATTAAATGAGACATTGAAGAGTTTtgccaaaacaaaataaaaagacattgaAGAGTGTGCGTCACGTTCTGAAGCTCCTGAGGAATTTCATCTAATAGTTCTTCTTCCATGGATTTCAATCCTGAATTATGAGAACTCTGAAAATACCCTCAGCAGCGATGACTCCTCCCTGCTGGAGGGGAAGGACGTTACAGATGGTGGTGGAGTGCATGAGGTCTTGGTGCATCTCAATCAACGCACTGCCGGTGTAGGTCTTGGCGCTCCAGGGCCTCCACGAGGACATCGGCGCCTTTTCTAAGCTGGTCAGGGGCAAATAGGGAAATTAGAGGTGCTGGATCTGGAGGAGCAGTGGTTGTAGTGGTGATCAAGGTTTTAAGTTTCTccgaaattgctgaaatttccgtcgaaattttcgtaaatttgaagtaccgaaacgaaattcatatgctatatcatttccgtcaggAGTTTCCCAAAATTTTCTGTACATTTCcgcgaaattcttaatttctgaaatatctacacacaaaaaatatattaaaaaattcacatcaaaattttgtccgaaatttctctGAAATTTCTGTGAAATTCGTTTGTCATtgacaaaatatgaaattttgatttttttttccaatcaagtTGAAATTCGATACAACAAAACcctctttgctttatcttctACCAAAGTACTCatgctccaagtctccaaccacATCATGATTCTATTTGCATTGAGGCAAATTATGGAAGTGACGGGAGGAGTGGCAAATCATGGCACTATAACCAATATAGTAGTGATGATCATACTACTTATCCTGGTGCAAATCGTGAATACAATTTTAAACTAGGGATGCACAAGGAAGACGCGATAACCATTTGTCTCTAAATGAGTTTGAATCACTTTCTTCAAGTCTTGACTCAATGGACATTGGAACTCAATATAGTGATAACCCTAACCCATTCCATTCTCATTATCCTCATCATGAAATGAGTTCTACCTCAGAAAGTACTTACAAAATTGGATCAAGCTCACAAGGTGGAAGCACATATGGCATTTTTGATCATTCTTCATCCCAAATGCCATATGCTTCATACAATGAAACACCATATTGGGTAATTCTACAATATCcaatatatggattgcatgtgggaAGAGATCAACACATATACATtacccatgtgatgaagtaccaaaatcatttccaaaattcatgtacttagGAGCAGTATgccagtattgtatgatactaaatgggaCCAGTTCAACCACATGGATCGAACTACATCATAGTAGCTCTTATTACTAATAttttatattgcttttgttgtacttgttcattttcattcatgGGATTTTGGTATTACATCCCCCCCCggttgtatttttctaattattagtgaaaaaggcgtgatggccaagcctctcactgggttccagccattaaaaaaataaaaaagtaaatcacattcacattgtCAATATACATaacatttataattacatatagataaaaacactagtttagcaactTACTACAAttttagttaattactcgtctatataaaatatcacaattctattatttatgtataattttagagaggttatattgtaaataggtttattataggttagtttagtctatataaaagtttcattcaaaaatattattttataaatgcaattaatgtgatttctttatttttaacagaaatcgaaactttcttaaatttgaagtaccgaaatcgaaaccgaaaccgaaatttgaaaccttggtgGTGATAGAAGtggtgccttttttttttttttttggggggggggcaTGGGGGAGCTGGAGATGTGGAGAGGGCGGGAGGGTGTGTGTGGTATCTAAAGATTTtgtaaaattaaatatatgaaTACATATATTATCGGGAAGCCTAAGAAGTGATAATTTATTTCAAATATCGTTATGGGCTCTAGGATGCAAGTTTACCTTACGGAAAGTCCTTAAGTAGTATAGAGAATTTCTTTCGAGTACCCAAGTTAAGTATTATAATTTTTAGAAGATTGAAAAATAAGGGAATTAATTAAAATTCAAGATGGGGCAATTCGAGCCATTGATCTTGGTACCGCTTGATTAGGACAGTCCATTTTAGGTCAATTTAGGTATATATAAATACCAAGATCAGGTGGGGGAGGGAGAGCAGCATTGTTCCCATCTCTTTCACGATCTGTCTAGAAACCTCATGAACACTcccttaaaagaaaa belongs to Rosa chinensis cultivar Old Blush chromosome 4, RchiOBHm-V2, whole genome shotgun sequence and includes:
- the LOC112197011 gene encoding uncharacterized protein LOC112197011 codes for the protein MMRARLLWFALGFSSTGAAISHLIWRDLIVDRTALSSDVMRKFAALESRIVNLEHSYQNPNPAAQAED